The Desulfotomaculum sp. sequence CTGAGCTGGTTGGCGTTAATTATCTCCGCTTGAGTATGGGTTTCCACCAGCGGCTCCAGGCCCAGCGTCAAAGCATCTTCAACAAGCTCAGCCAGCTGATCCTTTTCCAGCATACTGGCGATCAGCAGTACTGCAGCGGTGCCCAGTTCCACGCTCTCTTCCAGCTGGGCGCGCCTGTTAATAAAATCTTTACGCAAGACAGGCAGCGAAACAGCCTGCGTTATACGCTTCAATAGTTCCGTCGAGCCTCCGAAATATTCGGGTTCGGTCACCACCGAAACAGCCGGCGCGCCTGCCGCCGCCAGCGCCCGGGCAAATGCGGCAGGGTCACGTTCCAGCAGCAGGCCGCCTTCCTGCGGCGACCTGGATTTTATGTCCGGAATAACAGGTACCTTACCGGAATGATATTGACGCCACAGCGCCGCGGAAAATCTTTTTGCCCTGTCCATCTTAGCCTGCCGATTTAAGATCTTGAGAAGCTGTAATCAGCTGATTCAGTTTTTCCTGGGCTGATCCGCCGACAATGATTTCCTCCGCCAGCGCTATTCCTTCTTTGAAGGAATTTGCCTTGTCCCCGATCATCAAAGCTCCGGCCGCATTTATAACTATCGCCTGGCGGCGGGGTCCCTTATTTTTGCCTGAAAAAACATCCCGGATTACTGCGGCGTTAACATCGGGAGTTCCGGTTGCGATATCTTCAAGAGAACAGCGGGTAAAACCAAAATCTTCGGGAGATATTTCATAGGTTTTGATTGAACCGTCCTGTATTTCATTAATCCTGGTTGCGCCCAGCAGGGAAATTTCATCAAAGCCGTCCAGGCCATGGACAAACAGCGCACGCTTGTAACCTAAAGACAGGGCAACCTGTGAGACATCGTCCAGCAGCTCGGGTTTGTAGACGCCCAGGATATGCCGCGAAGCTTTGGCCGGATTGATCAGCGGGCCGATAATAGTGTAAAAAATGGTCTTAATGCCAAGAGCCTGTTCCGGCGGCAGCACCTTATGCATTACCGGATGGAACAGGGGAGCATAAATAAAGGCAATGCCAATTTCTTCGATCAGCTTCTCAATTCCTTCGGGAGTGAGGTTTATTTCCACGCCGAGCGCTTCCAAAACATCAGCGCTGCCGGAAAGACTGGATATCGAGCGGCTGCCGTGTTTGGCCACCGGAATACCGGCAGCGGCGGCAACCAGGGCTACAGCAGTGGAGATGTTAAAGGTGCTTAATCCTCCGCCTGTGCCGCAGGTATCCATGAGCTCATCACTAACCTTCGGGGAAACACTTATGCAGTTATCACGCATGGCCCGGGCAATGGCGGTTATTTCTGTAAGAGTCGGCCCCTTCATCAGCAGGGCCACTTGAAAACCTGCGATCTGCACATCGCTTAACTCGTCATTTTTTATGGCAAGAATCAAACTGTAGGCTTCATCAGCCGTTAAATCTACTTTGGCGGTTAATTTACCTAAAACGTTTTGGATCATTTTCTCCCACTCCTTAATTTGTTTTTTTAAAAACAAAAAAACCAGAGTCTTAGCCGGCCCTGGTCAATACGCATAACGAACAAGCTCCGCTAGAGCTAAACTCAACTTGACTCTTCTCATCCAGGGGCGCACACAGGGGCGCACAGGGGGACGGTTCTTCTGTGTCAATGTCTACGCCTTTCGGACAATGTGGAATGGTAAGTCGGTTAACCTGCAAATTTGCCGCAGACTTAAACCTTATGGCTGATTCCTGTTTTACTTTTCTCTCTTGGCTTCCTGGGTATTCCTTCACGCACCTTCTCAATGCATTTTAACTTCGCACAAGAGAACCGTCCCCCTGTGTCATTCCGTATAAACCAGTCTGTTACGGCCATCTGTTTTGGCAGCATAGAGCCTTCGATCGACACAGGCTACCAGCGACTTGTTAGCGTCTCCGTCGGCAGGGAATTGAGCAACACCAATACTAATGGTGATTTCGAACTTGGTCGGTTCAATGGATGGCACAGATACATCTGCTATAACCTTCAGCAGTTGGTTGGCCAGGTGGATGGCTGTCGGCAATTCAGCTCCAGGCAGAATAATGACGAACTCGTCTCCGCCATATCGCGCAAGAATATCGGAGGTGCGCAGCCTGGACTTGAGCGCAGAGGCAACCGCTTTGAGGACGGTATCGCCGCCCTGATGGCCATAGATATCATTTATCGTTTTGAAATGGTCAACGTCCAACAACATCAGCGAAAATGGGTAGTTATTTCTTTGCCCTTCACTGACGCGATGATTTAATTCATTTTCGAAGTGCATGCGGTTGTAAGCGCCGGTCAACCCATCGATTATTGCCAGTTTTTCGTACTCGCTGAGTAAAATCGCTTTCTCCTGCACCAATTTATGGCGTTCACACGCGTACCGGATCGAGCGCATCAATAAGGAACTGTCGAAACTGCCTTTGATCAGATAATCTTGCGCTCCGGCAGCGACGGTTTGCAGTCCGATTTCATCATCGTCCAGAACTGTCTGCATAATAATCAGCGGAATGGCGCCATCGCCGGTATTCAGTGTCCGGATGATGCTCAAGCCGTCTGCGTCGGGCAGATTGAAATCGAGCAGAACACAATCATACACCTGCGATTTGAGGGCCTCCAGGCCGGACTTGGCATCCGTCCTCTCCTCTAATATTATCTGCTGATATCCCGACTTCTCGTTGATAAAGCGCCGGATTCGCCGCCGGTCGACTTCATCGTCGTCGATAACCAGGATTCTGATCGGGACGTCATTCAATGATGCCCCCTCCCCCGCATTATGGTAATATAACTATGCGCCAGTAATAATCCAGCATGGCAATCAGATTTGCAAAGCCCTTGCCGGCTTCGCTTTTTACAATATAACCCGCTATACATTTCGAGTATGCCCGCATACGGTCCTCGTCGTCTTTGGACGTGGTCAAAACGAATACCACCATTTGCTGCAACTTTTCATCCTGACGCAACTCGTCGAGAAAAGCGAAGCCGTCCATCCGGGGCATATTTAAGTCCAGCAGGACCACATACGGGGGCGCAATGGTCTTATGGCCGTTTTGGCCACGCATGATTTCCAGGGCTTCGATTCCGTCTTTGGCGCGCACAAATTCGTTGAGGATCTTGGCCTCGCGGAAGCCCCGTTGGATCGCC is a genomic window containing:
- the trpD gene encoding anthranilate phosphoribosyltransferase, producing the protein MIQNVLGKLTAKVDLTADEAYSLILAIKNDELSDVQIAGFQVALLMKGPTLTEITAIARAMRDNCISVSPKVSDELMDTCGTGGGLSTFNISTAVALVAAAAGIPVAKHGSRSISSLSGSADVLEALGVEINLTPEGIEKLIEEIGIAFIYAPLFHPVMHKVLPPEQALGIKTIFYTIIGPLINPAKASRHILGVYKPELLDDVSQVALSLGYKRALFVHGLDGFDEISLLGATRINEIQDGSIKTYEISPEDFGFTRCSLEDIATGTPDVNAAVIRDVFSGKNKGPRRQAIVINAAGALMIGDKANSFKEGIALAEEIIVGGSAQEKLNQLITASQDLKSAG
- a CDS encoding two-component system response regulator; the encoded protein is MAEDDDVDAMAIQRGFREAKILNEFVRAKDGIEALEIMRGQNGHKTIAPPYVVLLDLNMPRMDGFAFLDELRQDEKLQQMVVFVLTTSKDDEDRMRAYSKCIAGYIVKSEAGKGFANLIAMLDYYWRIVILP
- a CDS encoding indole-3-glycerol-phosphate synthase TrpC, with product MDRAKRFSAALWRQYHSGKVPVIPDIKSRSPQEGGLLLERDPAAFARALAAAGAPAVSVVTEPEYFGGSTELLKRITQAVSLPVLRKDFINRRAQLEESVELGTAAVLLIASMLEKDQLAELVEDALTLGLEPLVETHTQAEIINANQLSLTMLGINNRNIVELELDGGNVGNTEKLTGLVRPDVLIISESSISSSEDVQRALRAGAHAVLVGTAILRAEDPPEMFRCLSETRMENL